CCCATTTAACTCTTTTTATCTAGTCTCCTTTTTATTTCTATTATCTTTTTGAAATATTCCTTGCCCATGCTAAGCAGCTTTTTTACCCTTAAATCAGGGATACCATGTTTAGGTATACACACAAAAAAATTTCACCCTTAAACAAAAGATTTGCTGGTTTTTTTAAAAATATCTTGGCAACAAACCAACTGACCAATAACATTAATAATTGTCTTAAGTTGTTCTTCACTTATCACATATGCTGGCATTACATAAATTAAATTACCAAATGGTCTCAACCAAACGCCCATCTCAACAGCTTTTTTTTGAAATAAGGCTACATCAATAGCTTCTTTCGTTTCCACTACTCCAATAGCACCTAAAAATCTAACATCTTTGACTGCATTATTTAAAGCCAAGGGAGATAAACCAACCCTGAGTATCTTTTCGATATTGAAAACCTTTTTCTGCCAATCCATCTTGTGTAAAAGCTCTACACTTTTGATAGCTACGCTGCAAGCCAAGGGGTTGGCCATAAACGTCGGCCCATGCATTAGTGTAGAGACACCAATTGCTACTTTATCTGTAGTTAACGTTGCCGCCAAAGACATGTATCCCCCAGTCAGCCCCTTGCCAACACACATAATGTCAGGAGTTATCCCCGCCCACTCACAAGCAAACATCTTACCAGTACGACCAAACCCAGTTGCTACCTCATCTACAATTAATAAAATATCATATTGCTCACAGAGTTCCTTTGCTCTTCTCAAATACAGAGGAGCATAAAACCACATACCACCTGCACATTGCGCAACTGGCTCAAGGATAAGTGCAGCCAAATCTTGATGATGTCTCTCTAGTTTGACCTCTAGGTCATGTATAAAGTTATCATTCCAGCTCTTTTCAAACCCACACTTGGGGCGCTCAGAGAAAATCTGTTCTGAAACAACACCTTTAAACACACTATGCATCCCTGAAATAGGGTCACATACAGACATGGCACCAATCGTGTCTCCATGATACCCTCCCCTAATAGTAATTAATTGCTTTTTTTCTGGTTTACCTTGCGCTTGCCAAAATTGGATAGACATTTTTATTGCTACTTCCACAGAGACAGAACCAGAATCTGAAAAAAATACTTTATTAAGTCCTACTGGAGCTATCTCCAATAATTTCTTTGCTAAAGTTATAGCTGGTTGATGAGTAAACCCACCAAACATTACATGAGAGACAGAAGTTCTTTGTGCCATTAAAGCTTCATTTAGTTCAGGATGATTGTAACCGTGAATTACACACCACCAAGAAGAGATGCCATCTATCAACCGAGTTCCATCCTCAAGAATTATCTCACACCCTTCAGCACTAACTACTGGATAAACAGGTGAAGGATCAAGCATTGAAGTATAAGGATGCCAAATATGCTTCCGATCAAAATCAATATCCAAAACTATCTCCTAAAATCTGAACTACTTTATCAAAATTAAGATTAAGCATAAAAGGAATTCTAACACTCCTAATGCCAGATACTGCCATAACTGCCTTAACATTATTGGTTAAAATCTCCTCCTCTTCTATTCCCAAATCATTAAAAACTAGTAACTCAGGAGCGCAACCGACACTATCGAGCTTATCAATTGTGAGCAATGCTTGATTTATTGCCCCAAGCTTATTAGCAACAACTAAAATAACTGGTAAATCTAGTTTTATAATAAGATCTAAAATATACAGCCCGTTTCCTAGTGGAACCATTACTCCGCCCGCGCCCTCAACAATAACGTTTTCATATTTCGCAACTAAAACGTTAAAATCCTCAACTATTTTTTCTATAGAAATTTGGACATTTTCTAGCTCTGAAGCCAGATGGGGCGAACATGCTGTTTTAAATGAATAAGAATAAAACTCTTTAGGATCGCTAAAGATACTATTATTTTTTAGTGAAAACTCGGTATCAGCTATTCCGCCTGTCTGCACTGGTTTAAAAGGAACAACATTCATAGACCGAGAACGTAACAACTTCACAAGAGCAGTGGTGATAATGGTTTTGCCAGCATTAGTGTCTGTGCCTGTTACAAAATAGCTACTCATTATTGGAAATTACTCTCCCATAACTTTTATAATTATTCGCTTAGGTCTTTGTCCATCAAACTCAGCATAATAAACCTGTTGCCATGGGCCAAAATCCAATTTACCCTTTGTTACAGGAACTATCACCTCGTGATGAACTAGTATACTTTTCAAATGTGCATCCCCGTTTGTTTCACCAGTCCAATGATGATTATAATCAGGATTAAATGGAGCTAATTTTTCTAACCAAGCATCAATGTCCTGAATAAGTCCACTTTCCGCATCGTTAACATAAACGCCAGCATTAATATGCATTGCAGAGACAAGAATCATTCCCTCCTTAATCCCACTTTTGATTAAAGCCCTGTCTACATCATTAGTAATATTGATATATTCTCTAATTTTTGTTGTATTAACTGTTAAATATTCTGTATGAAATTTCATAATATGGATTATATCATAGAAGTTATCAACACGGACTGTCTCGCTTCTCATTTCATTAAGTCCTTCCCTTTTTATTTTCTATGTAAAAATAAAGCAAATAAGCCTCTCTTTTAGGAGAGGCAACGATACTAAATTTTGTTAAGAAATTCTAATTGATTACGTTGGTGAGGCTGAGAAGGTGGCTCAGCTATAGCTGAGATGGAAGGGTGATCCACTCAACATTAGGGAAACTTCGATACCAAGTAAGCTGTCTTTTGGCGAAATTTCTAGTTTTCTTTTTTATTAGCTCAAGGCAATCAGCCTTACTTAATAAACCTTCAAAATGCATTATTACTTCCTTATAACCTAATGCCTGCATGGAAGTGAGCTCTTTACTGTATCCTTTGTCCAAAAGCATTTGGACTTCTGTAAACAATCCCTTCTCTACCATTTTATCGACACGCTCGCCTATTCGTTTATACAATAAGGCTCGATCCATATCTAAGCAAATTAACCTAAATTTATCCGCAAAAGACGTATCCATATTTTTCTGTTGTGAAAAAGGTATCCCTGTTTGTTCATATACTTCTAATGCCCGGATAATTCTAAACTCATCTCTAGGCTTAATCTTCTCCGCAGACACAGCATCAACACCCTTAAGTAAATTATGCAGCGCCTCTACACCCTTCTCTGAAGATATTGCTAAATACTTTGAACGAAGAATTTCATCAGGCAATGATTCTGGAGCACCATAATTATTAATGAGTGCTTTTATATACAAACCTGTTCCACCAACAACAAGATAGTTTTTTTCTGTTGCAAACAATAGCTGTCTGGCTTGCTTCACAAACTTAAATAAATTCCATTCTTCATCTGGATTTATAATGTCCATTAAGTGGTGATTAATTCCACCCATTTCTTCCTTGGTTGGTTTAGCAGTGCCAATATTCATTTGTTTATATACCTGCATTGAATCAGCAGAAATAATTTCTAAATTATTTTCTAAAGCAAAACCAATAGAATAATTGGTCTTACCTACAGAGGTAGCCC
The genomic region above belongs to Candidatus Margulisiibacteriota bacterium and contains:
- the bioA gene encoding adenosylmethionine--8-amino-7-oxononanoate transaminase; amino-acid sequence: MDIDFDRKHIWHPYTSMLDPSPVYPVVSAEGCEIILEDGTRLIDGISSWWCVIHGYNHPELNEALMAQRTSVSHVMFGGFTHQPAITLAKKLLEIAPVGLNKVFFSDSGSVSVEVAIKMSIQFWQAQGKPEKKQLITIRGGYHGDTIGAMSVCDPISGMHSVFKGVVSEQIFSERPKCGFEKSWNDNFIHDLEVKLERHHQDLAALILEPVAQCAGGMWFYAPLYLRRAKELCEQYDILLIVDEVATGFGRTGKMFACEWAGITPDIMCVGKGLTGGYMSLAATLTTDKVAIGVSTLMHGPTFMANPLACSVAIKSVELLHKMDWQKKVFNIEKILRVGLSPLALNNAVKDVRFLGAIGVVETKEAIDVALFQKKAVEMGVWLRPFGNLIYVMPAYVISEEQLKTIINVIGQLVCCQDIFKKTSKSFV
- the bioD gene encoding dethiobiotin synthase produces the protein MSSYFVTGTDTNAGKTIITTALVKLLRSRSMNVVPFKPVQTGGIADTEFSLKNNSIFSDPKEFYSYSFKTACSPHLASELENVQISIEKIVEDFNVLVAKYENVIVEGAGGVMVPLGNGLYILDLIIKLDLPVILVVANKLGAINQALLTIDKLDSVGCAPELLVFNDLGIEEEEILTNNVKAVMAVSGIRSVRIPFMLNLNFDKVVQILGDSFGY
- a CDS encoding secondary thiamine-phosphate synthase enzyme YjbQ — protein: MKFHTEYLTVNTTKIREYINITNDVDRALIKSGIKEGMILVSAMHINAGVYVNDAESGLIQDIDAWLEKLAPFNPDYNHHWTGETNGDAHLKSILVHHEVIVPVTKGKLDFGPWQQVYYAEFDGQRPKRIIIKVMGE
- the miaA gene encoding tRNA (adenosine(37)-N6)-dimethylallyltransferase MiaA, which codes for MKKIPVIIGATSVGKTNYSIGFALENNLEIISADSMQVYKQMNIGTAKPTKEEMGGINHHLMDIINPDEEWNLFKFVKQARQLLFATEKNYLVVGGTGLYIKALINNYGAPESLPDEILRSKYLAISSEKGVEALHNLLKGVDAVSAEKIKPRDEFRIIRALEVYEQTGIPFSQQKNMDTSFADKFRLICLDMDRALLYKRIGERVDKMVEKGLFTEVQMLLDKGYSKELTSMQALGYKEVIMHFEGLLSKADCLELIKKKTRNFAKRQLTWYRSFPNVEWITLPSQL